The Pseudomonas sp. Marseille-Q3773 DNA window CCACGAAACGCTGCTGGCCTACCTGGTTCGCCGCCTGCTGGAGAACGGCGCCAACACCTCGTTCGTCAACCGCATCGCCGACCATTCCATCTCCATCCAGGAACTGGTCGCCGACCCGGTCGCCAGCATCGAGCGCATGGGCACCCAGGAAGGCAGCATCGGCCTGCCGCACCCGCGCATCCCGCTGCCACGTGAGCTGTATGGCAGCGAGCGGGCCAACTCGGCCGGCATCGACATGGCCAACGAACACCGCCTGGCGTCGCTGTCGTGCGCCATGCTGGCCACCGCTCACAACGACTGGAAAGCCACCCCGCTGCTGGCCTGCGCCGCCAGCGAGAGCGCTGCCGTCGCCGTGCTGAACCCGGCGGACCACCGCGACGTGGTCGGCCATGTGCAGGAAGCCACTGTCGCCGACGTCGACAACGCCATCCAGTGCGCCCTGAATGCCGCACCGATCTGGCAGGCCACCCCGCCGGCCGAACGTGCTGCTATCCTGGAACGCACCGCCGACCTGATGGAGGCCGAGATCCAGCCGCTGATGGGCCTGCTCATCCGCGAAGCCGGCAAGACCTTCGCCAACGCCATCGCCGAAGTGCGTGAAGCGGTAGACTTCCTGCGCTACTACGCGGTGCAGGCACGCAACGACTTCAGCAACGACGCCCACCGCCCGCTGGGCCCGGTGGTGTGCATCAGCCCGTGGAACTTCCCGCTGGCGATCTTCACCGGCCAGGTGGCCGCGGCTCTCGCCGCCGGCAACCCGGTGCTGGCCAAGCCGGCCGAGCAGACCCCGCTGATCGCCGCCCAGGCCGTGCGCCTGCTGCTGGAAGCCGGCATTCCGGAAGGCGTGCTGCAACTGCTGCCAGGCCGTGGCGAAACCGTCGGTGCCGGCCTGGTCGGTGACGAGCGCGTCAAGGGCGTGATGTTCACCGGCTCCACCGAAGTCGCCCGCCTGCTGCAGCGCAACGTCGCTGGCCGCCTGGACAACCAGGGCCGCCCGATTCCGCTGATCGCTGAAACCGGTGGCCAGAACGCGATGATCGTCGACTCCTCGGCACTGACCGAGCAGGTGGTGATCGACGTGGTGTCCTCGGCCTTCGACAGCGCCGGCCAGCGTTGCTCGGCACTGCGCGTGCTGTGCCTGCAGGAAGACTCCGCCGACCGCGTGATCGAAATGCTCAAGGGCGCCATGGCCGAAAGCCGCCTGGGTAGCCCGGACCGCCTGGCCGTGGACATCGGCCCGGTGATCGACGCCGAAGCCAAGGCCGGCATCGAGAAGCACATCCAGGGCATGCGCGAGAAAGGCCGCCCGGTCTACCAGGTGGCGATTGCCGATGCCGCCGAGATCAAGCGCGGTACCTTCGTGATGCCGACCCTGATCGAACTGGAAAGCTTCGACGAACTGAAGCGCGAAATCTTCGGCCCGGTGCTGCACGTGGTGCGCTACAACCGTCGCAACCTCGACCAGCTGATCGAGCAGATCAACAATTCCGGTTACGGCCTGACCCTCGGCGTGCACACTCGCATCGACGAGACCATCGCCAAGGTGGTGGAAACCGCCAATGCCGGCAACATGTATGTCAACCGCAACATCGTCGGTGCAGTGGTCGGTGTACAGCCGTTCGGTGGTGAAGGCCTGTCCGGTACCGGCCCGAAAGCCGGCGGCCCGCTGTACCTGTACCGCCTGCTGTCGACCCGCCCGGCGGACGCGATTGGCCGCCACTTCCAGCAGCAGGACGGCGAAGGCAAGCCGGACCGCACCCTGCACGAGCAGCTGATCAAGCCGTTGCACGGCCTGAAAGCCTGGGCCGAGAGCAACCAGCATGCCGACCTGGCCGCGCTATGCAGCCAGTTTGCCAGCCAGTCGCAGAGCGGCATTGCCCGCCTGCTGCCAGGCCCGACCGGCGAGCGCAACAGCTACACCATCCTGCCGCGCGAGCACGTGCTGTGCCTGGCTGACAACGAAGCCGACCTGCTGGCGCAGTTCGCCGCAGTGCTGGCTGTGGGTAGCTCGGCGGTGTGGGTAGACGGTGAGCCTGGCAAGGCCCTGCGCGCTCGCCTGCCGAAAGAGCTGCAGGCCAAGGTCAAGCTGGTGGCGGACTGGAGCAAGGACGAAGTGGCGTTCGACGCCGTGATCCACCATGGCGACTCGGACCAGCTGCGCGGCGTGTGCCAGCAGGTGGCCAAGCGTGCCGGGGCGATCGTTGGTGTGCACGGGCTGTCCAGCGGCGATCATCAGATTGCGCTGGAGCGCCTGGTGATCGAGCGAGCGGTGAGTGTGAACACTGCGGCGGCGGGTGGTAACGCCAGCCTGATGACCATTGGCTGATGGCTGATGGCTGAGGGTTGTTGAAGAAAAAGGAGAGCTTCGGCTCTCCTTTTTTATGGGCGCTTGTCCTTGAGTGAGGGTGTCAGAAATTTTGTGTTCGGGCATAACATGAGTAAGAGGTGCATGTATGCCAACCAAAAAGAAACCCCTGCGTGACCTGCCCAAAATCCCTAAAGAGCTGCTAGAGCAGTTCGGTGAGGGCCTGATGACTGCAGAGGCTATCGAGGATGCCTCTGCGGCGTTCAAGAAGGCCTTGATCGAACGCGCTCTGCATGCCGAACTTGGCCACCACCTGGGTTATCCGCCGGGCGCGCAGCGCCCAGAGGATGAAACCAACTAGCGTAACGGCAAGAGTGGCAAGACGGTTTTGACCGGCGATGGCCCATTGCGACTGGAAATTCCCCGTGATCGAGACGGCAGTTTTACGCCCATTTTGATCCCTAAACATGAGCGGCGTTACACCGGTTTCGATGACAAGATCATCGCCATGTACGCTCGTGGAATGACGGTCAGAGAGATCCGCGCCTTTCTGTCCGAGCAGTATGGGACGGACGTTTCACCCGATTTCATCAGTTCTGTGACAGACGAAGTCATGGAAGAAATTGGCACGTGGCAGCAGCGGCCACTGGAGCCAATGTACCCGGTCATTTTCTTCGATGCGCTGCGGGTGAAGATCCGCGAAGAAGGCCTGGTGCGCAACAAGGCCATTTACCTGGCGCTGGGCGTTCTGCCCGACGGGACGCGCGATATCTTGGGCATCTGGATCGAGAACACTGAGGGTGCGAAATTCTGGATGAAGGTCTTTAACGATCTCAAGACACGTGGTGTCGAGGATGTGCTGATTGCCGTGACCGATGGCCTCAAAGGCATGCCAGAGGCTCTCAGCGCCGTGTTTCCAGAGACGATGCTGCAGACGTGCATCGTGCACCTGATCCGCAACAGCCTGGACTTTGCAGCCTGGGACAAGCGGCGGGCACTGGCCAAGGCGCTCAAGCCGATCTACCAGGCCATCAACGCCGAAGCGGCTGAGCAGGCACTCGATGAGTTTGAAAACGGGCCCTGGGGCAAGCAGTATCCAACGGTCGTTGCGGCCTGGAGACGCGCCTGGGATCGAGTGATTCCCTTCTTTGTCTTCCCACCAGCCATCCGGAAAGTGATCTACACCACCAACGCCATCGAGAGTATCAATGCCCAGCTGCGCAAGATCATCAAGACCCGAGGCCATTTCCCGAACGATGACGCAGCTACCAAGCTGATCTGGCTGGGGCTGCGAAACATCACGGCAAACTGGGGCTCAGCGGCGCATGATTGGAAAAGTGCGATGAATCAATTCGCGATTTTGTACGGAGATCGGTTCATCAGGCCGACCTGGTGAAAATCAGAGCCTGCCTGACGGCAGGCCGTTACCGGCCCGCACACAAAAAATCTGACACTTCCCCTTGAGTTGGAAATCAGGCTTTCTTCCTGCCCAACTCAGCATCATCCGTGAGGGCTTTGTCCATCACATCGCCAGAGCCACCAGAGACACCAGCTTTTGCCTCCCTCCGAAAGCAGCATCAGCCCAAGCCACACCGAATGACCCATATTGGAAACCAGCATCGGCCAAACCAGCATCGTGGATATCGAAGGAACGAAAAAAAAGATACGAAAGGGGATCTGCACCATCGCCAGGTAGACAGCCACCCGACAACGCAGAAGAAACAACACGCAAGTTACGATCAAGGAGAGCTGCAGAGCCAGGCCCAGCCAGACTATGAACTCCAGCCCTCCTCCCCAGTTGTGCATATTGTGCAATCCATCGTTGAAATCCGTCCAGAAGGGTATTGCGCCTCGCGCCATGCTGCGAAGGACGTAAAGAAAGAGGTAGAACGCATCCATTCCTCCCCAGAACAGGAAAGCGGTTCTACACATGCTCAAGCTCGAGCTCTCCAATGTCACCTCCAGTTTTCGCAGAAGTACCGCTTTCTGTAGGAGCGATCTCGCGTCGCGAACGGCCGCCACGCGGCCCCCAGCAATTTCGGCAGTGGAACTGAAACCTGGGGCCGCCTCTACGCGCAGCAGAGAAATCCGCTCAAACCATGGATGAAAGTGCGATCAAAGCAAACAGCTGTGCTGTTGCAAGCGAGATAAACAGCAACATCCATAGCCAATTGGCCAGCGTGAAACGGCTGTTGGCCAACCCTTCTTTGTCACCCGCGCTAAAGTTGGTGCCTTTTTGCATGGGTACCAGAACGATCAGCCAGGCAGCATGAGACACCAGCCCCGCAAAATAGGCTTCCCACAGTCGGTCCTCCAGAACGATGCTGGTGACCACCCAAACAACGCACATACCGTAATAGCCCAGCGTGAGCGCCAGGATGGACCATGAATAGCTTCTACCTGAGTCACGAATATGATCATTCACTCTTCTCAGTAGTGGATAGATGAAGAAAGGCGCAAAAACGCTTCGCCAGAACGGGCTGACCTTCTCACCTGTTCTGGCTCCATACAGCTTCCAGCTTTGATAGAAGCAATACAGCCAGTAGAAGCCCATGGTGAAGAAGGTCATTACGCCAAACTTCATAGGCGAAACTACGAAGAAGGGCAGCTGATCGCGTTGGACATCTGTCAAGTCATTACTGTTGACATCATTCATCTGAAACGTCGCCTTGTGAAAACCAAAGAGCACATTCAAGGCCAATTGCCACTTGGTCCGCGATAGTCCAAATCCACTCCGACTTGTGGGAAACGTCTCGGTTTTTTCTGTG harbors:
- the putA gene encoding trifunctional transcriptional regulator/proline dehydrogenase/L-glutamate gamma-semialdehyde dehydrogenase, encoding MATTTLGVKLDDPTRERLKAAAQSIDRTPHWLIKQAIFNYLEKLEGGATLTELNGHASNLADDAGEIQPDHSHQCFLEFAESILPQSVLRSAITAAYRRPEQEVVPMLLEQARLSAPLAEATNKMAAGLAEKLRNQKSAGGRAGIVQGLLQEFSLSSQEGVALMCLAEALLRIPDKGTRDALIRDKISTGNWQPHLGNSPSLFVNAATWGLLLTGKLVSTHNESGLTASLTRIIGKSGEPMIRKGVDMAMRLMGEQFVTGETIAEALANASRFESKGFRYSYDMLGEAALTEHDAQKYLASYEQAIHSIGKASHGRGIYEGPGISIKLSALHPRYSRAQYERVMEELYPRLLSLTLLAKQYDIGLNIDAEEADRLELSLDLLERLCFEPSLAGWNGIGFVIQAYQKRCPYVIDYVIDLAKRSRHRLMIRLVKGAYWDSEIKRAQVEGLEGYPVYTRKVYTDVSYVACARKLLAVPEAIYPQFATHNAHTLSAIYHIAGQNYYPGQYEFQCLHGMGEPLYEQVVGKISEGKLNRPCRVYAPVGTHETLLAYLVRRLLENGANTSFVNRIADHSISIQELVADPVASIERMGTQEGSIGLPHPRIPLPRELYGSERANSAGIDMANEHRLASLSCAMLATAHNDWKATPLLACAASESAAVAVLNPADHRDVVGHVQEATVADVDNAIQCALNAAPIWQATPPAERAAILERTADLMEAEIQPLMGLLIREAGKTFANAIAEVREAVDFLRYYAVQARNDFSNDAHRPLGPVVCISPWNFPLAIFTGQVAAALAAGNPVLAKPAEQTPLIAAQAVRLLLEAGIPEGVLQLLPGRGETVGAGLVGDERVKGVMFTGSTEVARLLQRNVAGRLDNQGRPIPLIAETGGQNAMIVDSSALTEQVVIDVVSSAFDSAGQRCSALRVLCLQEDSADRVIEMLKGAMAESRLGSPDRLAVDIGPVIDAEAKAGIEKHIQGMREKGRPVYQVAIADAAEIKRGTFVMPTLIELESFDELKREIFGPVLHVVRYNRRNLDQLIEQINNSGYGLTLGVHTRIDETIAKVVETANAGNMYVNRNIVGAVVGVQPFGGEGLSGTGPKAGGPLYLYRLLSTRPADAIGRHFQQQDGEGKPDRTLHEQLIKPLHGLKAWAESNQHADLAALCSQFASQSQSGIARLLPGPTGERNSYTILPREHVLCLADNEADLLAQFAAVLAVGSSAVWVDGEPGKALRARLPKELQAKVKLVADWSKDEVAFDAVIHHGDSDQLRGVCQQVAKRAGAIVGVHGLSSGDHQIALERLVIERAVSVNTAAAGGNASLMTIG